ATTCCATAATCGTGCAATGAATAAGCATATTTGTCAAATAGCATGGTGGCTGACCTATGCTATATACTACCCAAATAGTCCAAGCCATAATACTAAATGTAGCTAAATAGGATGGGCTAAATTGTTTTCTTGACCCAATTTAAGAAAAAACCCACTAGATTCTCAGTTGATATAAATCAATGGAACCACACTGGATTTACAACAGCAGAAGATCTGGCCTATTTAGTGGAGTTAatcctaatttacaccagtgtaagtgaagTCACATCTCCCTGGTCTTTTACAAAGTACAATGTGACAGAAGCAAACTGAAAGTAGATTGATTTAAGGAAGAAAGGAACATCCATACAAAGCAAGCTGGTGTCAGTgatattttagaaaataaaactGCAGTTTCATAAGATATCAAGGTCATCAACTGTGCTGTTAGTTAGATATTAGATTCTAACCTCAGAAAACTAAGTTCTTGTGGTATAAATAGCATCTCAGCTGGCTGATCAAGTTACTCTTCACTCTTTCTGAGTACTACTGTGGAAAAAGATGGCCAACTGATGATACTCAGTGATACCAGGCTGTTGTATAGACTGTATCACAGAATTTGTTACCAGGTATGAATAATATCACATTGTCCAGAATGGGAGATTAATTTTTTGAGACTCCAGTAATTGGTATTTATTATCTTGCATATGATACTGAGATCTCAGAACAGGcaaagggtctggggctgaaAGAATGTAATCAATGCTAAATTTAATTTCAGAGTCAGATTTTCCTAGGGAGACGTTGTTTAGGCTCTGTCTGTTGGAGGTGTTGTTTGGAAAGAACCCAGGAGGCTCCAAGAGTTTGGGTCCAGATTCGGCTGGCTCGCATTTACTTTCATGACAGGAGATGCTGTATAAACCAGAATCCATGGAAGACGATTCAGGGGAGGAAGGATCTTTTCCTCCACTTGGTCTCTGCTCTTTGTGTTCCCTTTTCATGTTCCTTCTTCTCCGTCTCCGCCtgtaattcccattttcaaaaagatCCAGCATTGATTCACATCCAGATGCAAAGCTCCAATagtttcctttccccttctcattcccttctGTTCTGGGAACCTGTATTCATTTAAAGGCAGTTCAGTGTTTGTATGTGTTACAAATGCTGCTGCTTAACATCTGTGTTCATTTACATTCAAGAAATGGTGTAAACATACATGACAAGCCATTTAAGCTTCTTCTCCTTCATTATACTACTGGTAGGCACAATCCAGCCTCTTCAATTTGCTTTATATTAACATAAATCAGAAAGGAACACGCACATTACCTTTTCAAATGACAGCTTGTGGGCTGCAGAGAGATTTACAATTATTTGGAGCTGAATTGTTTGGCTTCCCCTCTTTCCAACATTTCTTTGGGAGACTATTCCCCACATACAGATATTTTCAGTTGCGCACAGCATGTATGCAAATATACAGTTAATGATCTTACCTTTACAAAACAACTGTTAAGTGATAAGTTATGTCGGATGGAGTTCTGCCAGGCTCTTTGATTTGATCTGTAGTAAGGAAATTTCTTCATTATAAAATCATAGATGCCAGACAAGGTCACTTTGTTTGAAGGACTTTGCTGAATGGCCATTGCAATTAAGGCAATGTAGCTGAAAAAGGAAAACTCAGAGTTATGCCATTGCcttgtatgtatatattttataagTAGGATCTACCTCTGTCTcccacactcactcacacatAGATGTGTATATGATtcttataaaattataaaattccTCCTTGTCCTACATTTTGGTTGTGTCACTTCTTGACCTGAGATGGCTCTTACAGACATCAACCAGTCTGCTCAGAATCCTTTTGCTTTAGTCTAAGAGCAAGATCCCTATTTAAGACTCATTGATTCATACAGCATGATACACAGGCATTACTTACAGACAATTGAAACCCAGTCAGGCTGTTTGTCCTTTCACTCAGCAGGCAGtgcttagatttaaaaaaacaccaaaatcTCAAACTGCTCAAGGAAAGTTTCCCTAAGCTATTACGCTCCAGTGAAATGTACCAGACTGTGGGACTCCATCACTCCACTGCCTCCTATAACTTCAGGGCTGGAGAGCTCATCACCTTGGCTAGTTAGAGGGACACCGGATGTTATCTTTCCCCAGACCTATTCATGAACCCACACAGTGCATCTTTCTTCCGTTGTGGGGACATCCACATTTATTTCCTTAATAAGCATCTGACAAATTGGATTAATTTCCCTCAGTATCCCTAAAAAGTGCAGAAGGGGACAGCTCAAATCTGATGATACAAAGGAGTCCAGGACATTAAAGGCAGAAGTTTCACTTTCCCCTAAGTGAAGGAGTGGgaatgggaaggggaagggggagtcAGGGATGGAAGAAAAAAGACTTATTTCAAGGGGAAAAAGAACTTCCTCCCCCAGTTCTCTGTGCCTCGAGGAAACTACTTGGAAGGATACCTGTACTGGTTTTTAGAGAAAGCCAAGGGGGAATTCCCATTATCGGACAGTGCAGACAATCTCTCTGGAGAAAGGAAGACTTTGAAAACTTAACCTTACCTGTATGCTGGTCTGGTGAATTTTTTCTCTTCATCAGAACTACAGGTTGGATAGTCATCCCCATCATAATTAAAACAGTTATAGGGGTACTGTGTGTTATCAAACATCTTCCTGCTCTTGGTTCAGCTCCTGTGGAGTGAGAGAGATGGAGTgatgtttctctttctctgtgcctgggttccctcctccctttttccctcccctctgtctcattctctctctcaccacgcgcacacacgcacacatactTCCTCAGTGTTGGGGTGGAGATTGGTTTTGTAATTCTTCAGTCCCAGACAGCCAGTCTGTTAAGATATTCCTTTTGTCAGTGGTGTTGTTGCATCCAATCTGCTTACAGGAAAGACAGCTAATAACTGATTAAATTGGTGAGTTCTCCCATGAACCTTTGAACTTGGGTGTGTACGGCCAGTAGCTCTGCTCCGGCTCTCTGGGTGGTCTGTGCTGGAGAGGGGCCAGGCGTTTTGCCATCTTTACATACACAATGTGACAAAAGCAAACAACATGAAGTTAATACATCATGCTCCAAGGTTTGTTCTTGTAAATTAAACTTTGAGAACAAAGTTTCTCCACCCTCCCCTGTTTCTTCCTGCTCCCTTCTCCGCTCAGCAGGGTggctttgtatttatttattttaagaactCGACATACAATAAACAGACATTCCAGCCAATAATACATGCTGGCCCTGATCTGTAATCTATAATACACTATAA
The Lepidochelys kempii isolate rLepKem1 chromosome 10, rLepKem1.hap2, whole genome shotgun sequence DNA segment above includes these coding regions:
- the FOXL3 gene encoding forkhead box L3 isoform X1 is translated as MFDNTQYPYNCFNYDGDDYPTCSSDEEKKFTRPAYSYIALIAMAIQQSPSNKVTLSGIYDFIMKKFPYYRSNQRAWQNSIRHNLSLNSCFVKVPRTEGNEKGKGNYWSFASGCESMLDLFENGNYRRRRRRRNMKREHKEQRPSGGKDPSSPESSSMDSGLYSISCHESKCEPAESGPKLLEPPGFFPNNTSNRQSLNNVSLGKSDSEIKFSIDYILSAPDPLPVLRSQYHMQDNKYQLLESQKINLPFWTM
- the FOXL3 gene encoding forkhead box L3 isoform X2; this encodes MFDNTQYPYNCFNYDGDDYPTCSSDEEKKFTRPAYRSNQRAWQNSIRHNLSLNSCFVKVPRTEGNEKGKGNYWSFASGCESMLDLFENGNYRRRRRRRNMKREHKEQRPSGGKDPSSPESSSMDSGLYSISCHESKCEPAESGPKLLEPPGFFPNNTSNRQSLNNVSLGKSDSEIKFSIDYILSAPDPLPVLRSQYHMQDNKYQLLESQKINLPFWTM